A part of Brassica napus cultivar Da-Ae unplaced genomic scaffold, Da-Ae ScsIHWf_2452;HRSCAF=3165, whole genome shotgun sequence genomic DNA contains:
- the LOC106442187 gene encoding LOW QUALITY PROTEIN: zinc-finger homeodomain protein 2 (The sequence of the model RefSeq protein was modified relative to this genomic sequence to represent the inferred CDS: deleted 2 bases in 1 codon), whose amino-acid sequence MNFEEQEEEMEMSGANPTGGYDSLSGEGATSSGGGGGGGSRKTGGSKVRYRECLKNHAVNIGGHAVDGCCEFMPSGEDGSLDALKCAACGCHRNFHRKETEVMSGRAHRVPTYYNRPPQLPPPGYLHLTSPAAAGQPYKPPAASGDEEDTSNPSSSGGTRAKRFRTKFTAEQKDKMLAFAERLGWRIQKHDDAAVEQFCAETGVRRQVLKIWMHNNKNSLGKKP is encoded by the exons atgaactttgaggagcaagaagaagaaatggagaTGTCAGGTGCTAACCCCACCGGAGGTTACGACTCTCTGAGCGGCGAGGGAGCGACCTCAAGCGGAGGTGGTGGCGGAGGAGGTAGTAGAAAAACC GGAGGGTCGAAGGTAAGGTACAGAGAGTGCTTAAAAAATCATGCCGTTAACATCGGCGGCCACGCCGTGGACGGCTGCTGTGAGTTCATGCCTTCCGGTGAAGATGGTTCACTCGACGCTCTCAAGTGTGCAGCTTGTGGCTGCCACCGCAACTTCCACCGGAAGGAAACCGAAGTCATGAGCGGCAGGGCACACAGGGTTCCAACGTACTACAACCGTCCTCCTCAGCTGCCGCCGCCAGGATACCTCCATTTAACGTCTCCGGCGGCGGCAGGACAGCCTTACAAGCCTCCTGCGGCCTCTGGGGACGAGGAGGATACGTCGAATCCGAGCAGCAGCGGCGGAACAAGGGCTAAGAGGTTTAGAACGAAGTTCACGGCGGAGCAGAAGGATAAGATGTTGGCCTTCGCGGAGAGGTTGGGTTGGAGAATTCAGAAGCATGATGACGCGGCGGTTGAGCAGTTCTGTGCGGAAACTGGTGTTAGGAGACAAGTGCTTAAGATTTGGATGCATAACAACAAGAACTCTCTTGGtaagaaaccctaa
- the LOC106442166 gene encoding LOW QUALITY PROTEIN: protein S-acyltransferase 8 (The sequence of the model RefSeq protein was modified relative to this genomic sequence to represent the inferred CDS: inserted 1 base in 1 codon) — MTQRVYQAWKGSNKFVFGGRLIFGPDARSVPLTVLLILVPVVLFCVFVARHLLHEFSPHNAGYAILVVPILFTVYVFILLSFTSARDPGIVPRNSHPPEEDLRYETTVSADGRQTPSVQIPRTKEVIVNGTTVRVKYCDTCMLYRPPRCSHCSICNNCVERFDHHCPWVGQCIGLRNYRYFFMFVSSATLLCVYVFSMSAFYINIIMEHQRGXVWMAMRESPWAVALMIYCFIALWFVGGLTGFHSYLIGTNQTTYENFRYRPNSRTVAYNRGCANNFMEVFCTKVKPSRNNFRAFVEEEPPRVVTLPTIVTNINKRSAEAEDEIGSRRQKVEDDLDIGDDLMNLSQRCNPAETSNDQPHQTLDIDQLALGVADRAATIRTETRHGSWGRRSGSWDIAADVANSNVRES, encoded by the exons ATGACACAACGGGTCTACCAAGCCTGGAAAGGAAGCAAT AAGTTCGTCTTTGGTGGGAGATTGATATTTGGTCCAGATGCTAGATCAGTGCCACTTACCGTGCTACTTATCCTGGTTCCAGTTGTTTTATTCTGTGTGTTTGTAGCTAGGCATCTTCTCCATGAGTTCTCTCCCCACAATGCTGGATATGCTATCTTGGTGGTGCCGATTCTGTTCACTGTCTAT GTATTTATCCTCCTATCTTTCACATCTGCAAGAGATCCTGGTATTGTTCCAAGAAACTCGCATCCACCAGAGGAAGATCTACGCTATGAGACAACAGTATCAGCAGATGGAAGACAGACACCTAGTGTTCAAATTCCTAGGACGAAGGAAGTCATCGTTAATGGCACCACCGTTAGAGTCAAATACTGCGATACCTGCATGCTTTACAGGCCTCCTCGTTGCTCTCATTGTTCCATTTGCAACAACTGTGTCGAGCGCTTTGATCATCACTGCCCCTGGGTGGGCCAATGCATTGGATTG AGAAACTATAGGTACTtctttatgtttgtttcttcggCAACTCTTCTCTGCGTGTATGTGTTCTCCATGTCGGCTTTTTACATCAATATTATAATGGAACATCAACGCG CCGTATGGATGGCTATGAGAGAATCACCTTGGGCGGTTGCGCTGATGATCTATTGCTTTATTGCCCTGTGGTTTGTGGGAGGCCTCACAGGGTTTCACTCGTACCTCATTGGTACCAACCAG ACAACGTATGAGAATTTCCGGTACAGACCAAACAGCAGAACCGTGGCCTATAACCGTGGGTGTGCAAACAATTTCATGGAGGTGTTTTGCACGAAGGTTAAGCCCTCAAGGAACAACTTCAGAGCCTTCGTCGAAGAAGAACCTCCAAGAGTTGTTACTCTACCAACCATCGTCACCAATATCAACAAGCGATCAGCCGAAGCAGAGGATGAGATCGGGAGCCGGAGACAGAAAGTGGAAGACGATCTAGACATTGGAGACGATCTTATGAACTTATCACAGCGGTGTAATCCAGCAGAGACCAGCAACGACCAACCTCATCAGACTTTGGACATTGACCAATTGGCTCTTGGGGTTGCTGATAGAGCAGCGACGATAAGGACAGAGACAAGGCATGGGAgctggggaagaagaagtgggagcTGGGATATAGCAGCAGATGTAGCTAATTCTAATGTCCGGGAGAGTTAA